CGGATTGATATTCGGCAGTTTTGCAAACGTCATACTATTACGCTTAAACACCGGAGAGTCCCTGGTACGAAGGGGCTCCCGGTGTTTTTCGTGCGGAAAACCCATCCGTTGGTTCGATCTTATCCCGCTTCTTTCGTTTTTTGCACTCAAGGGAAAGTGCCGTGACTGTAAAAGCCGTATTTCTTGGCAATACCCGCTCGTAGAATTCGGGAGCGGGCTTCTTTTTTTGCTCGTTTTTTTGTATATTCATCCTCCCTTTTTTATATCGTTTGGCCTCTTTTTATATATACTATGCGTTACTGTTGCCTGGTTCTTTTTATGGATTGCCGCCCTATACGATATCCGGCACATGATATTGCCTGATGTGTTGCTTGCGGTTGCGTTTGCGTTCGGGGTAGGCGGGTTTGCATTAGGGTGCCAGTTCGCAAACGCCGGGTGCTCTCTGGAAAGCATCGCGTATCAACTGGGCGTTGCTGTGCTTGGGTTTTTGTTTTTCTTTTTTTTATGGCTCGTTTCCCGCGGGAGATGGATGGGGTTGGGAGATGCAAAGTTTGTCATTGCAATTGCCCCGCTTCTTTCCCCGTATATGCTGCTATTGGCGCTTATGCTCTCGTTTCTTTTCGGCACGGTGATAAGCGTAGTGCTTTTGGCATTTCAGAGAGCGGGGTTTAAGACCCAGGTGCCATTCGGGCCGTTTTTATTTGCGGGGGCGTTCGTGAGTTTTCTTGCAGGAAGCAACATTCTCGCGTGGTATATAGGCCTCTTTTCATGAGCGGCTTGCCCCGTTAAAAATGTATCGGAATAGACAGCTCTATTGCTATTGAGCGCCTGATATGCAGCAATGCATGTATTCATTTACCCTGTATTTGTAACGGGGTATAATAAAAATAAGCAATATGCGACATATTTTTCGGAACATGCCTGTACACACTGCAGGATTTACTTTGATGGAGCTCGTGGTAGTCATCTCTATTTTTGTTATCATATCAAGCGTTATTCTTGCGGACTATCCGGGTTTTTCGGAGCGGGTTGCGCTTGAGCGCACTGCGCAAGAGATTGCCCTTTCCTTGCGAGAAGCAGAAACCCTCGCGCTTGCGGTGCGCGAATCATCAGAGGGTTCTGGCGTGTTCCCAGGCTTTGGGGTCCATTTTGACGCGTCAACTCCGCGCGAATATATTCTTTTTTCGGACGACAATAATAATCTTGTCTACGACGGCGTGTCTGAAGAAATTGACCACTTTTTTATAGAAAAAGCGCCCGAAATAATCGCAATATGCGTTGATACAGAGACATCACCCCCGGGTAATTGCAGCCTTCCGTGGGTGGATATTGTTTATTTGCGTCCCGATCCAACCATAACGATTTGGAGTACTGATGGCGGGCATCCGGTATTCAGTATTACTATTCAGACGCCGAGAGAGAATTATACCAGAGAAATAATCGGATGGATTACCGGGCAGATTGAGATTCGATAATTATGGATATGTTCCCAAAGAAAAATCAAAAGTATATGCAAGGGGGGTTTACGCTGCTTGAGACTATTGTTGCGATATCCGTACTGGTGCTTGCAACTGTAGGTCCGCTAACGCTTGCATCAAGCAGTATCCGAAGTGCGTCCCTCGCGCGCAATCAAACAGCCGCATATTTTTTGGCTGAAGAGGCGCTGGAATATATTAACAACCGGGTTACTTCAAATAGTTTTTCGGGGGCAAATTGGTTACAGGGACTCGATCCCCTGTGCTCTAACCCAACCTGCAAGATTGATGTCCCCGCAAACCAAATTTCCGGCTGCGGCGGTGCTTGTGCTTTGCTCAAAATTGGCAGTGATGGCTTATACGGATATGGCTCCGGAGAAGAAACTATTTTTAGACGGACAGTTATTTTGGATGAGATTGAAAATGAACGGGAGGCCAAGGTGCAAGTG
This Candidatus Niyogibacteria bacterium CG10_big_fil_rev_8_21_14_0_10_46_36 DNA region includes the following protein-coding sequences:
- a CDS encoding prepilin peptidase, with protein sequence MTFFAFLFGLIFGSFANVILLRLNTGESLVRRGSRCFSCGKPIRWFDLIPLLSFFALKGKCRDCKSRISWQYPLVEFGSGLLFLLVFLYIHPPFFISFGLFLYILCVTVAWFFLWIAALYDIRHMILPDVLLAVAFAFGVGGFALGCQFANAGCSLESIAYQLGVAVLGFLFFFFLWLVSRGRWMGLGDAKFVIAIAPLLSPYMLLLALMLSFLFGTVISVVLLAFQRAGFKTQVPFGPFLFAGAFVSFLAGSNILAWYIGLFS